The following proteins are encoded in a genomic region of Solea senegalensis isolate Sse05_10M linkage group LG5, IFAPA_SoseM_1, whole genome shotgun sequence:
- the polr3g gene encoding DNA-directed RNA polymerase III subunit RPC7: protein MAGKGRGVAAFTFNIEALGIGRGSMPEARVGPSPLFPNTDFKPIPLKAGEDEDYMLALKQEMRGTMQRLPHNIKPHKSKSEVERYAERYLKQRRVTDEEWTPDWNLLPKELMPQKKKLRVKTVTKKKTVKISSKDTKDVLNKLDELAKTEDGNPEKSDDETEKEKKPRGEDEEEVEAEEYEEEDIEEDNDYIESYFDNGEDFAADSDENMDGEATY, encoded by the exons ATGGCAGGAAAGGGCCGTGGAGTCGCTGCCTTTACCTTCAACATCGAGGCTCTGGGCATCGGCAGGGGCAGCATGCCTGAAGCCAGGGTGGGGCCCAGTCCTCTGTTTCCA AACACAGACTTTAAACCCATCCCTCTGAAAGCTGGTGAGGACGAGGACTACATGTTGGCCTTGAAGCAGGAGATGAGAGGAACCATGCAGCGTCTGCCTCACAACATCAAGCCTCACAAGAGTAAATCAG AAGTGGAGAGATACGCGGAACGTTACCTGAAGCAAAGACGGGTGACGGATGAAGAATGGACTCCAG ACTGGAACCTTTTACCAAAAGAATTGATGCCTCAGAAAAAGAAACTCCGTGTTAAAACAG taacaaagaagaaaacagtgaaaatatcGAGCAAAGACACAAAGGATGTGCTGAATAAACTAGAT GAACTGGCAAAGACGGAGGACGGGAACCCGGAAAAATCTGACGACGAGacggagaaggagaagaagccacgtggtgaggatgaagaggaagtTGAGGCAGAGGAATATGAGGAAGAGGACATTGAAGAG GACAACGACTACATAGAAAGCTACTTTGACAACGGGGAAGACTTTGCCGCAGACAGTGACGAGAACATGGACGGCGAAGCCACATACTAA